One window of Streptomyces sp. SUK 48 genomic DNA carries:
- a CDS encoding GAF domain-containing protein: MAAERHALILRLGLPTEAHPDYDAFARDMAAETGFLYGFVNPFFADWQQFIGLHQPPAGSGYPIIGRTMSLSDGWCPEVVVRQRALPLHDVYASPRFAGNAVVDAIGIQSYFGAPLIHDSGIVLGTVCVTDLHKRPLADARSLLDIVSEYARRVMRHITDDSGR; the protein is encoded by the coding sequence ATGGCCGCCGAACGCCACGCCCTGATCCTTCGCCTGGGGCTGCCCACCGAGGCTCACCCGGATTACGACGCGTTCGCCCGTGACATGGCCGCTGAGACCGGCTTTTTGTACGGGTTCGTCAACCCCTTCTTCGCCGACTGGCAGCAGTTCATCGGCCTGCATCAGCCGCCCGCAGGCAGCGGATATCCCATCATCGGCCGCACGATGAGCCTCTCGGACGGCTGGTGCCCCGAGGTCGTGGTCCGCCAAAGGGCACTCCCGCTGCACGACGTCTACGCCAGCCCCCGCTTCGCCGGCAACGCGGTCGTCGATGCCATAGGGATCCAGTCGTACTTCGGCGCGCCCCTCATCCATGACAGTGGCATCGTCCTGGGCACGGTCTGTGTCACCGACCTGCACAAACGGCCGCTGGCGGACGCGCGCTCACTGCTGGACATCGTGAGCGAGTACGCCCGGCGGGTGATGCGCCACATCACCGACGACTCCGGCCGCTGA